Proteins encoded within one genomic window of Dehalococcoidales bacterium:
- a CDS encoding Mrp/NBP35 family ATP-binding protein yields MVDKETVTKALEEITIMGTRRTIEQLNLLRDIIISDEGIKVYLANTGLAPMMEEITKNTVIKTLGDIDGAGTVTVEYTDVKAQELNQITNIIAVMSGKGGVGKSLVSGLVAIALKRAGYEVGILDADITGPSMPKMFGVNLSPTGNESGIMPVMSKTGIGMMSINLILPDEGEAVIWRGPLIASAIKQFGNDVLWGKLDYLIIDLPPGTADAPLTVMQSFPITGVIVVYTPQDLVDMIVRKALSMANKMEKKVLGVVENMSYLYVPEIDKKIEIFGKSRGEQMAKAANAPLLAQIPIDPEMAKLCDAGSIEDYDGEVVTKLSEQLMEVLK; encoded by the coding sequence ATGGTTGATAAGGAAACAGTCACCAAAGCCCTGGAAGAAATCACCATTATGGGTACCAGGCGTACCATCGAGCAGCTCAATTTACTGCGCGATATTATAATCTCGGATGAAGGTATAAAGGTTTACCTTGCCAATACTGGCCTTGCCCCCATGATGGAAGAAATAACCAAAAACACTGTTATAAAAACCCTTGGGGATATAGATGGAGCCGGCACAGTAACGGTTGAGTATACTGATGTCAAAGCCCAGGAACTTAACCAGATCACTAATATCATTGCTGTCATGAGCGGCAAAGGTGGAGTTGGAAAATCGCTAGTATCCGGCTTGGTAGCAATAGCTCTAAAAAGAGCAGGATATGAGGTTGGTATACTGGATGCCGATATAACCGGACCAAGCATGCCCAAAATGTTTGGCGTAAACCTCTCCCCTACCGGCAATGAAAGTGGCATCATGCCAGTTATGAGTAAAACCGGCATCGGAATGATGTCCATCAACCTGATCCTTCCCGATGAAGGAGAAGCAGTGATATGGAGAGGCCCCCTGATTGCCAGCGCCATCAAACAGTTTGGCAATGACGTTTTATGGGGCAAGCTGGACTACCTCATTATTGACCTGCCACCCGGAACTGCGGACGCCCCTTTAACCGTAATGCAATCCTTCCCGATTACAGGTGTAATCGTAGTATATACACCGCAGGATCTGGTAGATATGATAGTCAGAAAGGCGCTTTCTATGGCTAATAAGATGGAAAAGAAAGTGCTGGGCGTAGTTGAAAATATGAGCTACCTCTATGTACCAGAAATCGACAAGAAGATAGAAATCTTCGGAAAAAGCCGCGGTGAACAAATGGCAAAAGCAGCCAATGCACCCCTTTTGGCGCAGATTCCAATCGATCCTGAGATGGCCAAGCTATGCGACGCCGGTAGTATTGAGGATTATGACGGAGAAGTTGTAACCAAATTAAGCGAGCAGCTTATGGAAGTACTGAAGTAG
- a CDS encoding ATP-binding cassette domain-containing protein — protein MLDLKHVSKIYNPGTINETCIFQDFNLSINDGEFVSVVGSNGSGKTSMLNIICGSIDVDCGSILINGEDITNIPDFKRHRRIGRVYQNPAMGTCSGMTILENMSMADNKGKPFSLTPGTNKKRIAHYREMLHQLGLGLEDKMDTPVSSLSGGQRQALALLMSTMTAIDFLILDEHTAALDPRTSETIMDLTDKIVQEKNITTIMVTHNLRYATMYGNRLIMMHQGKIVLDKTGSAKEATTVTDLLGLFNMISIECGN, from the coding sequence TTGCTTGATCTTAAACACGTCTCTAAAATTTATAATCCAGGCACAATCAACGAAACATGCATTTTCCAGGATTTTAACCTGTCTATAAACGACGGTGAATTTGTCTCTGTAGTTGGGTCTAATGGAAGCGGAAAAACATCGATGCTGAATATTATCTGCGGCTCGATAGACGTAGATTGCGGTAGTATTCTTATAAACGGAGAAGATATTACCAATATTCCAGATTTCAAGCGGCATCGCCGTATCGGACGGGTATACCAGAATCCGGCAATGGGCACCTGCTCAGGAATGACAATACTGGAAAATATGTCAATGGCTGATAACAAGGGAAAGCCTTTTTCCCTGACACCTGGCACAAACAAAAAAAGAATTGCCCATTACCGCGAAATGCTGCACCAGCTGGGACTTGGGCTAGAGGATAAGATGGATACCCCGGTTAGTTCGCTTTCAGGTGGCCAGCGCCAGGCGTTAGCGCTTCTCATGTCTACCATGACGGCTATTGATTTTTTAATATTAGACGAACATACTGCAGCGTTAGATCCAAGAACCTCTGAAACAATCATGGACCTGACTGACAAAATTGTACAAGAAAAAAATATAACCACTATCATGGTAACTCACAATCTACGCTATGCAACCATGTACGGGAACCGGCTGATTATGATGCACCAGGGAAAAATAGTTCTGGATAAAACCGGCAGTGCCAAGGAAGCAACTACAGTTACAGACCTTTTGGGACTGTTTAACATGATAAGTATCGAATGCGGTAACTAG
- a CDS encoding response regulator transcription factor, with protein MRVLIIDGHDIFQQGLEKILQCEPGIEVVSHCGALWEKAVIENKPDIVIIDICLEQINPFELIRQVLQSEPNIKFVVLTYSELRKDLISSFEAGVSAYISKHIDIKNLIQVINRVSRGEVIIYHPSKKDFIIKMLTREEPLKGAPRATALTRQEQVVMSLVEEGRTNQEIADTLVISPHTVKVHMRNIMEKLQAPTRQRAAYLAREQGLIDSSN; from the coding sequence ATGCGAGTATTGATAATAGACGGACACGATATCTTTCAGCAGGGGCTGGAAAAAATCCTGCAATGTGAGCCAGGCATTGAGGTGGTATCACACTGTGGTGCGTTGTGGGAAAAGGCAGTTATTGAAAACAAACCGGATATTGTAATCATTGATATCTGCCTGGAACAAATTAACCCCTTTGAACTTATAAGACAGGTTCTGCAAAGTGAACCCAATATCAAGTTCGTTGTTCTTACCTATTCCGAGTTGAGGAAAGATCTTATTTCATCGTTCGAAGCAGGGGTTAGCGCATATATCTCCAAGCATATCGATATAAAAAACCTTATACAGGTAATTAATCGCGTTTCCCGGGGGGAAGTAATCATTTACCATCCATCGAAAAAAGATTTCATCATCAAGATGCTTACTCGAGAAGAGCCTTTAAAAGGTGCACCCAGGGCAACAGCTTTAACCAGACAGGAACAAGTGGTTATGTCTCTGGTTGAAGAAGGTCGAACTAACCAGGAAATTGCTGATACTCTGGTGATTTCCCCGCATACTGTCAAAGTTCACATGAGAAACATCATGGAAAAGCTACAAGCGCCCACCAGGCAGAGAGCAGCCTATCTCGCTCGTGAACAAGGCTTGATAGATAGTTCCAATTAA
- a CDS encoding ATP-binding protein, producing MKEIVVLSGKGGTGKTSIVGSLAVLAENKVLADCDVDAADLDLLLDPHIQEKHEFAGGQVAFINKDKCARCNLCSQLCRFNAITDFIIDPLNCEGCGFCFHICPVEAITMQPSFSGYWFVSYSRYGALVHARLGIGQENSGKLVAEVKRQAKNIAKEVKADYIIIDGPPGTGCPVISSLAGANIALLVTEPTLSGVHDLKRIIQVCQHFGVPAVVCINKYDLNESNTSSIEAYCRSLAIPVAAKIPFDTLVTEAMVHGKPVLEYTNGKITQEITKLWHYINIENNIQGE from the coding sequence GTGAAAGAAATAGTCGTACTTAGCGGTAAAGGGGGCACTGGCAAAACCAGCATCGTCGGCTCGTTGGCTGTGCTGGCAGAAAATAAGGTACTTGCAGATTGTGACGTCGACGCTGCTGATTTGGACCTGCTGCTTGATCCCCATATCCAGGAAAAGCATGAATTCGCTGGTGGGCAGGTCGCTTTTATTAATAAGGATAAATGTGCCAGATGTAACCTTTGTTCTCAGCTATGCCGCTTCAATGCTATTACTGATTTCATAATCGATCCTTTGAACTGTGAAGGGTGTGGTTTTTGCTTCCATATCTGTCCGGTTGAAGCAATAACAATGCAGCCAAGTTTTTCAGGGTACTGGTTTGTTTCTTACTCAAGGTATGGGGCGCTGGTACATGCACGCCTGGGTATAGGGCAGGAAAATTCTGGCAAGCTGGTAGCTGAGGTAAAACGACAGGCAAAAAACATAGCTAAGGAGGTAAAGGCAGACTATATTATCATAGATGGACCACCAGGAACAGGTTGCCCGGTAATATCTTCACTCGCGGGCGCAAACATTGCCCTACTGGTAACCGAACCTACACTCAGCGGTGTGCATGATTTAAAAAGAATCATCCAGGTATGCCAGCATTTTGGCGTACCAGCCGTGGTATGCATAAATAAGTATGATTTAAACGAAAGTAATACTTCATCAATCGAGGCTTACTGCAGATCTCTCGCTATTCCCGTCGCAGCCAAAATCCCCTTTGACACATTGGTAACCGAGGCGATGGTTCATGGAAAACCTGTTTTGGAATATACTAATGGGAAGATAACACAAGAAATTACTAAATTGTGGCATTATATCAATATAGAAAATAATATACAGGGGGAATAA
- a CDS encoding NifB/NifX family molybdenum-iron cluster-binding protein, producing the protein MKYAVPISGGAVSAHFGHCEQFALFDVDESQKNILSKELAVPPPHQPGLLPKWLGEKGANVILAGGMGAHARELFLSQNITVVTGVIEDNPEKAVLDYINGSLETGGDTCDHSGGGHTCQH; encoded by the coding sequence ATGAAATACGCAGTACCTATTAGCGGTGGAGCAGTATCGGCACATTTCGGTCATTGTGAGCAGTTTGCTCTTTTTGATGTGGATGAATCACAGAAAAATATACTGTCTAAAGAACTGGCTGTGCCGCCTCCTCACCAGCCCGGTCTGTTACCCAAATGGCTGGGAGAAAAAGGAGCTAATGTTATTCTCGCCGGGGGAATGGGTGCACACGCAAGAGAACTCTTTCTTTCGCAAAACATTACCGTCGTAACCGGAGTAATCGAAGATAATCCTGAAAAAGCCGTACTGGATTATATAAACGGCTCCCTGGAAACAGGAGGGGATACCTGCGACCATTCCGGGGGAGGCCACACTTGCCAGCACTAA
- a CDS encoding transcriptional repressor produces MITRNTRQKQVILNILSNTTSHPTADWIYEEARKVLPNVSKGTVYRNLKILSQSGRITELKIDKAARRYDGNGNNHYHLKCENCSNVFDLEIPVRKELDQWASENTGTAVNGHNIEFFGLCRGCLAKISHP; encoded by the coding sequence ATGATTACAAGAAACACAAGGCAAAAACAAGTTATTCTTAACATCCTCTCCAACACAACCAGCCATCCAACTGCAGACTGGATCTATGAGGAAGCCAGAAAAGTATTACCCAACGTAAGTAAGGGTACTGTATATCGCAACCTTAAGATTCTTAGTCAGTCGGGGCGAATTACCGAACTGAAAATCGATAAAGCTGCCCGCCGTTATGACGGTAATGGAAACAACCATTATCACCTCAAATGCGAAAATTGTAGCAATGTATTCGACTTGGAGATTCCGGTCAGAAAAGAGCTCGACCAATGGGCTTCAGAAAATACCGGTACAGCAGTTAACGGGCACAATATTGAGTTTTTTGGGCTTTGCCGAGGGTGTCTGGCAAAAATAAGCCATCCTTAA
- a CDS encoding DHHW family protein: MKTKYANIVVIVCFVVFSAGLMLANLATPSHEFSYPERRKLTQLPQFSPEKLWSGDFFEEFEEYFLDQFILRDTFRSFKAYVKLFLLNQNDNNNMYIKDGHIIKIEYPLKEKSIINAAAKFNQVYQKYLKGMNVFYSVIPDKNYFTSPQNDYPSIDYQRMIELLIQNVSNIEYIDVFTELSLEDYYKTDIHWSQNKIIDVADKLLRAMGGSVLASEVDYTRLELSPFYGSYYGHAALNITADTLVYLTSPTIEHAIVFDYETSTYSNVYVPEEFNGIDPYDLFLSGAKALITIDNPNAKNTAELVIFRDSFASSLAPLLLESYSKITMVDLRYITTDLVGEFIEFKPGSDVLFLYGTQVLNNSAMLR; this comes from the coding sequence ATGAAAACAAAATACGCAAATATAGTGGTAATAGTCTGCTTTGTAGTTTTTTCCGCTGGCTTGATGCTGGCGAATCTCGCTACTCCAAGCCATGAATTTTCCTATCCCGAACGTCGCAAGCTCACCCAGCTACCCCAATTTTCGCCGGAGAAACTATGGAGCGGGGATTTTTTTGAAGAATTCGAAGAATACTTTTTAGACCAATTTATTCTTCGCGATACATTCAGGAGCTTTAAAGCTTATGTAAAGTTATTTCTTCTGAATCAAAATGACAATAACAATATGTATATCAAGGATGGCCACATCATCAAGATTGAATATCCTTTAAAGGAGAAGTCCATCATCAACGCAGCAGCAAAATTCAACCAGGTTTATCAAAAATACCTGAAGGGCATGAACGTCTTTTATTCGGTGATTCCAGATAAAAACTATTTTACTAGCCCACAAAATGATTACCCTTCGATTGATTACCAAAGAATGATCGAGCTATTGATACAAAATGTTTCTAATATTGAATACATCGATGTTTTTACCGAACTGTCTCTTGAGGACTACTACAAAACCGATATCCACTGGAGTCAGAATAAGATTATCGACGTTGCAGATAAACTCTTGAGAGCGATGGGGGGTAGCGTTCTTGCATCAGAAGTAGATTATACCCGGCTGGAGCTCTCCCCTTTTTATGGTTCATATTACGGTCATGCTGCTCTTAATATAACTGCGGATACGCTGGTTTACCTGACCAGCCCAACAATTGAACATGCCATTGTTTTTGATTATGAAACAAGCACCTATAGTAATGTATACGTTCCGGAAGAGTTCAACGGTATCGATCCCTATGATTTGTTTCTCTCAGGTGCAAAAGCATTAATCACCATCGATAATCCAAACGCTAAGAACACCGCGGAGCTGGTAATTTTCCGCGATTCATTTGCCAGTTCGCTCGCCCCCCTCCTGCTGGAGAGCTATTCAAAGATAACCATGGTCGACCTGCGTTATATCACCACAGATCTGGTTGGGGAATTCATTGAGTTTAAACCCGGTTCTGATGTTTTATTCCTATATGGTACCCAGGTATTAAACAACAGCGCGATGCTAAGGTAA
- a CDS encoding ABC transporter permease, whose product MDMLISILEQGLIFAIIAMGVYITYKILDFPDLGVDGTYPLGAAVTVALISADINPLFAMLVAVIAGGLAGLATGLIHVKLKVRDLLSGIITMTALYSINLHIAGRANVPIFNTTTIFNNGFTNQIFPSFLSPYKTLIIICIVAIASKLLLDWYLKTKSGYLLRAVGDNSIVVTSLAKDKGSVKIVGLIIANALVALSGSVMAQHQRFFEIQMGTGTIVIGLASVIIGLNLFKRFYRIKPTSSVIIGSVLYKACVALAITYGLSATDMKLVTAVLFLIILVLGHERRARRKSVA is encoded by the coding sequence ATGGATATGCTGATAAGCATACTGGAACAAGGTTTAATCTTTGCCATCATAGCAATGGGCGTTTACATTACATACAAGATCCTGGATTTTCCGGATCTCGGCGTTGATGGAACTTATCCACTTGGAGCCGCTGTAACAGTAGCGCTGATTTCGGCTGATATTAATCCCTTGTTTGCCATGCTTGTGGCGGTAATAGCCGGCGGTCTGGCTGGGCTGGCGACCGGGCTTATTCATGTAAAGTTAAAGGTGCGAGACCTGCTATCGGGTATTATTACCATGACCGCTCTATACTCAATTAATCTACATATTGCTGGCAGAGCAAATGTACCAATTTTTAACACAACTACTATTTTCAACAATGGTTTTACTAACCAAATATTCCCTAGCTTCCTTTCGCCATATAAAACCTTGATAATCATCTGTATAGTAGCTATAGCTAGCAAGCTATTGCTTGATTGGTACCTTAAAACCAAGTCCGGATACCTCCTCAGGGCGGTTGGAGATAATTCAATTGTAGTTACTTCATTGGCTAAGGATAAAGGCAGTGTTAAAATCGTCGGGCTGATTATTGCCAATGCTCTGGTTGCCTTAAGCGGAAGCGTTATGGCGCAGCATCAGCGCTTTTTCGAAATCCAGATGGGTACCGGTACTATAGTTATAGGACTGGCTTCAGTTATCATCGGGCTAAACCTGTTCAAGCGTTTCTATCGCATCAAGCCAACCAGCTCTGTAATCATTGGAAGCGTCCTGTATAAAGCATGCGTAGCACTTGCAATTACATATGGCCTCTCAGCAACAGACATGAAACTCGTAACTGCAGTATTATTCCTGATAATACTGGTGCTGGGACACGAACGGCGCGCAAGGAGGAAAAGCGTTGCTTGA
- the prxU gene encoding thioredoxin-dependent peroxiredoxin (Most members of this family contain a selenocysteine.) — MTAQVGKPAPDFEAGAYVDGGFKNIKLSDYKGKWTVLCFYPGDFTFVUPTELAAVAARQDDLKALGVQVLSVSTDSRFTHKIWQAEELSKMVDGGFPYPMLSDQGGRIGTIYGVYDVDAGVNIRGRFIIDPDGIIQAMEVLTPTVGRNVAELIRQVKAYQHTRKTGEVMPSEWQPGKPTLKPSPALVGKVWEVWRPETPVHE, encoded by the coding sequence ATGACAGCACAAGTTGGCAAACCGGCACCGGATTTTGAGGCCGGTGCATATGTGGACGGCGGTTTCAAGAACATCAAACTATCAGATTATAAAGGTAAATGGACAGTACTGTGTTTCTATCCAGGTGATTTTACATTTGTCTGACCTACTGAGCTTGCAGCAGTTGCTGCCAGGCAGGATGATCTGAAAGCCCTTGGTGTACAGGTGCTTTCTGTTAGCACAGATTCACGCTTCACCCACAAGATATGGCAAGCTGAAGAACTATCCAAAATGGTAGATGGTGGTTTCCCGTACCCGATGTTGTCTGACCAGGGTGGTCGTATCGGTACGATTTATGGTGTTTATGATGTAGATGCCGGAGTTAATATTCGAGGCCGGTTTATAATTGATCCGGATGGCATCATCCAAGCTATGGAAGTGCTGACTCCCACAGTGGGGCGCAATGTAGCTGAACTTATTCGCCAGGTAAAAGCTTATCAGCACACACGTAAAACCGGGGAAGTAATGCCATCTGAATGGCAGCCGGGTAAGCCTACTCTCAAACCATCGCCAGCGTTAGTTGGTAAGGTGTGGGAAGTGTGGAGGCCAGAAACTCCCGTACATGAATAA
- a CDS encoding NifB/NifX family molybdenum-iron cluster-binding protein yields the protein MKIAISASNPSLDSEVNPRFGRCEIFLIANPDTMEFEVVNNTGESAGEGAGTSTAQMIAQKGVEVVITGNCGPNAHKILTAAGIGIITGASGTARKAIEDYKNRNFSLSRNPNVSGYFGKGGGREND from the coding sequence ATGAAAATTGCAATTTCTGCCAGCAATCCATCACTTGATTCTGAAGTTAATCCGCGCTTTGGCCGATGCGAAATATTTCTTATCGCCAATCCCGACACTATGGAGTTCGAGGTGGTTAATAATACAGGCGAGTCAGCAGGTGAAGGAGCCGGTACCTCAACCGCTCAAATGATTGCCCAAAAAGGAGTTGAGGTAGTAATAACCGGAAACTGCGGCCCAAATGCACACAAAATTCTTACTGCTGCCGGTATAGGTATTATTACCGGGGCATCCGGGACTGCAAGAAAGGCAATTGAGGATTATAAAAACAGAAATTTTTCTCTTTCTCGCAATCCCAACGTAAGCGGCTATTTCGGTAAAGGTGGAGGCAGGGAAAACGACTGA
- a CDS encoding DegV family protein, giving the protein MQIVTDSGVDTTMSPQEMGEYNIHVVPLRVTLGGKTYREGLDISKEDFYQLLVAGKELPRTTQPAPGEFAELYRNLAKKDPDILSIHMSSGLSGTYQSAVLASQMVPEARITHVDTKTLSAPSGWQVEAAARAIKDGWALDKILELVKRISQATETVFTLEELKYLIHGGRISHMKGLVASVLNIKPVIGVEKEKGTYVQMAFLRTFKKAIKGVVDIIEKKHAAGSSLRVQVVHAQNPEGAQALQEQIAEKFNCTFLPKIAMSLVLGAHTGPSMIGVAYADANVFLGIPA; this is encoded by the coding sequence ATGCAGATTGTAACCGATAGCGGCGTCGATACTACCATGTCGCCTCAGGAGATGGGCGAATATAATATCCATGTTGTTCCTTTGAGGGTAACGTTGGGGGGCAAGACATACAGAGAAGGGTTGGATATAAGCAAGGAAGACTTTTACCAGCTTCTTGTTGCGGGTAAAGAGCTACCTAGGACAACCCAACCCGCTCCCGGAGAATTTGCCGAGCTTTACCGCAATCTGGCCAAAAAGGATCCAGACATATTATCCATACATATGTCCAGCGGTTTAAGTGGAACTTATCAATCTGCCGTATTGGCTTCACAGATGGTGCCGGAGGCCAGAATCACCCATGTTGATACAAAGACCCTCTCTGCTCCCTCTGGCTGGCAGGTAGAAGCAGCAGCCAGAGCCATCAAAGATGGCTGGGCACTGGATAAGATACTTGAATTGGTAAAACGTATAAGCCAGGCGACGGAGACTGTATTCACCCTCGAAGAGTTAAAATACCTTATTCACGGTGGGCGCATTAGCCACATGAAGGGATTGGTAGCTTCAGTGCTTAACATCAAGCCTGTTATTGGGGTGGAGAAAGAGAAGGGTACTTACGTCCAAATGGCTTTTCTGCGCACTTTTAAGAAGGCGATAAAAGGAGTCGTGGATATAATCGAAAAGAAACATGCGGCTGGTTCCAGTTTGAGAGTCCAGGTGGTACACGCCCAGAATCCGGAAGGGGCTCAGGCTTTACAGGAGCAGATTGCTGAAAAGTTTAACTGCACATTCTTGCCCAAAATAGCTATGTCTCTGGTTCTTGGTGCCCATACAGGACCTAGTATGATTGGTGTTGCCTATGCAGATGCAAATGTGTTTTTGGGGATTCCGGCTTAG
- a CDS encoding ATP-binding protein, translating into MIISIASGKGGTGKTMVATSLAASIKNDYEVQLLDADVEEPNSHIFLKPTINNIHYVSIMTPLINEERCNHCGKCAEICAFKAVVTIKDTVLTFPELCHGCGACSYLCPRQAISETPNQIGIIETGAAGNISFVQGKLDIGQTMPTPVVRKVKEHIDQKKIAIIDAAPGTSCPVIAAIKDSDFCLLVTEPTPFGLNDLKLAVETVTQLSVPCGLVLNRSGIGYSNVEEYCHQENIPILLTIPLSLNIARFYSEGIMLVEGLPEYQEKFKQAFSRIQEIASERNSRT; encoded by the coding sequence ATGATTATCTCTATTGCCAGCGGTAAAGGTGGAACCGGCAAAACAATGGTAGCAACCAGCCTTGCCGCTTCAATAAAAAATGACTACGAAGTACAATTGCTCGATGCAGATGTAGAAGAGCCCAATAGTCATATCTTCCTCAAGCCCACTATTAACAATATACACTATGTTTCTATCATGACTCCTTTGATAAATGAGGAACGATGCAATCACTGCGGAAAATGCGCAGAAATTTGCGCCTTTAAAGCCGTTGTAACCATAAAAGATACTGTACTTACTTTTCCCGAACTCTGCCATGGGTGTGGAGCCTGTTCTTATCTTTGCCCAAGACAAGCTATCAGCGAAACACCCAATCAAATAGGTATTATAGAAACAGGCGCCGCCGGTAATATCAGTTTTGTGCAGGGCAAACTTGATATAGGCCAGACCATGCCTACACCGGTGGTAAGGAAAGTAAAGGAGCATATTGACCAGAAAAAGATTGCCATTATAGACGCAGCTCCGGGAACCTCATGCCCTGTGATTGCCGCTATCAAGGATAGTGATTTCTGCCTGCTTGTGACTGAGCCAACTCCATTTGGCTTAAACGACCTGAAACTTGCAGTTGAAACCGTAACCCAGCTCAGCGTTCCCTGTGGCTTAGTGTTAAACCGCTCAGGCATTGGTTATTCTAACGTAGAAGAATATTGTCACCAAGAAAATATCCCCATACTGCTAACCATACCTTTAAGTTTAAACATTGCCCGTTTTTATTCCGAAGGAATCATGCTGGTCGAAGGCTTACCGGAATATCAGGAAAAATTTAAACAGGCATTTAGCAGAATTCAGGAGATTGCCAGTGAAAGAAATAGTCGTACTTAG
- a CDS encoding (2Fe-2S)-binding protein, with protein MPEKDELTKDSSISRRQFIKNTGIVVGGTAIGSSALLAACKGDTTTETATNTVKVTTTVAKFVCPYDSIEFDTFAALQSHVDSAHEAGDPVTKYLCPYDNQEFSSLADLKAHLEAQHLEAIAPIEGMVTLKVNGKDYPIVVDPNWSLGFVLREKLGLTGTKIGCDRGECGSCTVHMDGTPVYACMVLACEAEGHEVLTIEGLANGAEMHPVQKLFLERSTFQCGYCTPGNIMTTVALYKKTPKPTRAQAREALSGNLCFCIDYTRIIDTIVAGGS; from the coding sequence ATGCCCGAAAAAGACGAGTTAACCAAAGATAGCTCGATATCCAGAAGACAGTTTATCAAGAACACCGGCATTGTCGTTGGCGGTACCGCCATCGGTTCGTCTGCCCTGCTTGCAGCCTGCAAAGGTGATACCACTACCGAGACGGCAACCAATACAGTAAAAGTAACTACCACAGTCGCCAAATTCGTCTGTCCCTACGACAGCATAGAGTTTGACACGTTTGCTGCGCTGCAATCTCATGTTGACTCAGCTCACGAAGCAGGCGATCCGGTTACCAAGTATCTCTGCCCCTACGATAACCAGGAATTTTCTTCCCTGGCAGATCTTAAAGCCCACCTCGAAGCCCAGCACCTTGAGGCTATCGCACCAATTGAAGGTATGGTAACCCTCAAAGTCAACGGCAAGGATTACCCCATAGTGGTTGATCCTAACTGGTCGCTGGGATTCGTCCTTAGGGAAAAACTGGGGCTTACCGGCACTAAGATAGGCTGTGATCGCGGAGAATGCGGAAGCTGTACTGTTCATATGGACGGTACCCCGGTATATGCCTGTATGGTACTGGCCTGTGAAGCTGAAGGTCATGAAGTATTAACCATCGAAGGTCTTGCCAACGGTGCGGAAATGCACCCAGTACAGAAGCTGTTCCTGGAAAGATCTACCTTCCAGTGCGGCTACTGCACCCCCGGCAATATCATGACAACAGTTGCTCTTTACAAAAAGACCCCCAAACCCACTCGTGCACAAGCAAGGGAAGCCCTATCCGGGAACTTATGCTTCTGCATCGATTATACTCGCATTATTGACACTATTGTCGCTGGAGGTAGCTAG